One window of Paroedura picta isolate Pp20150507F chromosome 2, Ppicta_v3.0, whole genome shotgun sequence genomic DNA carries:
- the AKAP19 gene encoding small membrane A-kinase anchor protein: MGCIKSKGTFSASNTILDDGSKAIGAYNGGYGGDAPPLIQGRPVVSSSTSTVILDFAHRLSQEILDQAVKQWAVTESKYSDIPFIESDVP, from the coding sequence ATGGGATGTATTAAATCGAAAGGCACCTTCTCGGCCTCAAACACGATTTTGGACGATGGAAGCAAGGCCATCGGCGCGTACAACGGGGGCTACGGCGGCGACGCGCCACCTCTCATCCAAGGGAGGCCGGTGGTGAGCTCTTCCACAAGCACCGTCATCCTGGACTTTGCGCACCGACTCTCCCAGGAGATTCTGGATCAGGCCGTGAAGCAGTGGGCGGTGACGGAAAGCAAGTACAGCGACATCCCCTTCATCGAGAGCGACGTGCCATGA